One window from the genome of Streptomyces sp. WZ-12 encodes:
- a CDS encoding sensor histidine kinase, translating into MRRSTTSPEPQEPRRGNFTPPPRGGTATAADAPAPPAEKPQVSGSKYAPRNWRVATRLNAILLIPVLVGLVFGGLRVNNSLGTWQDARDAENTAKLVRAALSYSNALIDERDRTAAPLLKGRKDDPTVQEARDATDAAGKAFHEAAKSMPDKPGLQRRMALFQKTEPKLAQLRQVAFTAKLTGVQTEEGYVEIQHPLMEFANELGLGTGNITSYGRTVYAVSLAKAAESLERSIGTHLLVDPASPQGGKEHKTQLTAFASYRYLEGIAIGEYTSGGTPEDVQRLKDDAAGLQRAAQAQIDRAKSQAEAAGQQFRTPPSMDQMSTLIASGAAPDALAAKGVTPDAYFRAATGKFDMYRSIEKDLADKAVNEAAQISSDAKWSIFVDSGIVLAALAAAFIVAGLMARRMSRNMRALRNAAFGVAEQRLPMLVDQLSRTEPGRVDTRVEPIPIATTDEIGEVARAFDQVHREAVRLAAEQALLRGNVNAIFTNLSRRNQGLIERQLELITGLENNEADPDQLENLFRLDHLATRMRRNGENLLILAGEEPGSRWNQPVPLIDVVRAATSEVESYERIELSGVPESEIHGTAVTDLVHLLSELLENATTFSSPQTKVRVAATRLPDGRVMIEIHDKGIGLTPEDFADINHKLANPPSVDAAVSQRMGLFVVGRLADRHGIRVQLRPSGEQAGTTSLVMLPEAITHGGGGDEQFDDTFTVSRIVPEHQQAAYQDDARTAAEFGFDDGLQGAAGPAAELDPVGRSLLREERRAALEAQAAAGQPAPQQADTRPLFRDEVTDGFQGHPTPYAEPGQPLYDDRSYGGEAFAAPNPMETTGQYPYAPQDAGHVDGWAPRESGRVDGWAPQETGQVNEWAEPAAHQGYFGSEAESDRNPTAAPADASERVTFERPGPSASTVQSLTDAGLPFRGADSPQDQQQTAPESGQDDGSAWRSENDERWQRAERLRQPSAGGVTASGLPRRVPKANLVEGTAEQTTQGGPQVSRAPEDVRGRLSNLRRGVQQGRSAGTGTDPSPGVPQNDQQGFGPGSTYDQER; encoded by the coding sequence GTGAGGCGAAGCACGACGAGCCCCGAGCCGCAGGAACCGCGGCGGGGCAACTTCACGCCGCCGCCCCGCGGTGGCACTGCGACGGCCGCCGACGCGCCCGCACCTCCGGCCGAAAAGCCCCAGGTCAGCGGCAGCAAGTACGCCCCGCGCAACTGGCGGGTGGCCACCCGGCTCAACGCCATCTTGCTGATCCCGGTCCTCGTCGGCCTGGTCTTCGGCGGGCTGCGGGTCAACAACTCCCTCGGCACCTGGCAGGACGCCAGGGACGCCGAGAACACCGCCAAGCTCGTTCGCGCCGCGCTTTCCTACAGCAACGCCCTCATCGACGAGCGGGACCGCACCGCCGCCCCGCTGCTGAAGGGCCGCAAGGACGACCCGACCGTCCAGGAGGCGCGGGACGCCACCGACGCCGCCGGCAAGGCGTTCCACGAGGCCGCCAAGAGCATGCCGGACAAGCCGGGCCTGCAGCGCCGGATGGCGCTCTTCCAGAAGACCGAGCCGAAGCTGGCGCAGCTCCGCCAGGTCGCCTTCACCGCCAAGCTCACCGGCGTGCAGACCGAAGAGGGCTACGTCGAGATCCAGCACCCGCTGATGGAGTTCGCCAACGAACTCGGCCTGGGCACCGGCAACATCACCTCCTACGGGCGCACCGTCTACGCCGTCTCGCTGGCGAAGGCCGCCGAGTCGTTGGAGCGTTCCATCGGCACCCACCTCCTGGTCGACCCCGCGTCCCCGCAGGGCGGCAAGGAGCACAAGACGCAGTTGACCGCGTTCGCCTCGTACCGCTACCTGGAGGGCATCGCCATCGGCGAGTACACCTCCGGCGGGACGCCCGAGGACGTGCAGCGGCTGAAGGACGACGCCGCCGGTCTCCAGCGGGCGGCGCAGGCCCAGATAGACCGGGCCAAGTCGCAGGCGGAGGCGGCCGGTCAGCAGTTCCGCACCCCGCCGTCGATGGACCAGATGTCCACCCTGATCGCCTCGGGCGCCGCGCCGGACGCGCTGGCCGCCAAGGGCGTCACACCGGACGCGTACTTCCGCGCCGCCACCGGCAAGTTCGACATGTACCGGTCCATCGAGAAGGACCTGGCGGACAAGGCGGTGAACGAGGCGGCGCAGATCTCCTCGGACGCCAAGTGGTCCATCTTCGTCGACTCCGGCATCGTGCTGGCCGCGCTGGCCGCCGCGTTCATCGTGGCCGGGCTGATGGCCCGCCGGATGAGCCGCAACATGCGGGCGCTGCGCAACGCGGCGTTCGGCGTCGCCGAGCAGCGGCTGCCGATGCTGGTCGACCAGCTCTCGCGCACCGAGCCGGGCCGGGTCGACACCCGCGTGGAGCCGATCCCGATCGCCACCACCGACGAGATCGGCGAGGTCGCCCGCGCCTTCGACCAGGTGCACCGCGAGGCGGTCCGGCTCGCCGCCGAGCAGGCGCTGCTGCGCGGCAACGTCAACGCGATCTTCACCAACCTCTCGCGCCGCAACCAGGGCCTGATCGAGCGTCAACTGGAGCTGATCACCGGCCTGGAGAACAACGAGGCCGACCCGGACCAGTTGGAGAACCTCTTCCGGCTCGACCACCTCGCCACCCGCATGCGCCGCAACGGCGAGAACCTCCTGATCCTCGCGGGCGAGGAGCCCGGCAGCCGCTGGAACCAGCCGGTGCCGCTGATCGACGTGGTGCGCGCGGCCACCTCCGAGGTCGAGTCCTACGAGCGGATCGAGCTCAGCGGGGTCCCCGAGAGCGAGATCCACGGCACCGCGGTGACCGACCTGGTGCACCTGCTCTCCGAACTCCTGGAGAACGCCACCACGTTCTCCTCCCCGCAGACCAAGGTGCGGGTGGCCGCGACCCGACTGCCCGACGGCCGGGTCATGATCGAGATCCACGACAAGGGCATCGGGCTGACCCCCGAGGACTTCGCGGACATCAACCACAAGCTGGCCAACCCGCCGAGCGTGGACGCCGCGGTCTCCCAGCGGATGGGCCTGTTCGTGGTCGGCCGGCTGGCCGACCGGCACGGCATCCGGGTCCAGTTGCGCCCCTCGGGCGAACAGGCCGGCACCACGTCGCTGGTCATGCTGCCGGAGGCGATCACCCACGGCGGTGGCGGCGACGAGCAGTTCGACGACACCTTCACCGTCTCCCGAATCGTCCCCGAGCACCAGCAGGCCGCCTACCAGGACGACGCCCGCACCGCCGCGGAGTTCGGCTTCGACGACGGCCTCCAGGGGGCCGCGGGCCCCGCGGCGGAGCTCGACCCGGTGGGTCGCTCGCTGCTGCGCGAGGAGCGCCGCGCGGCCCTGGAGGCGCAGGCCGCCGCCGGGCAGCCCGCGCCCCAACAGGCCGACACCCGACCGCTGTTCCGCGACGAGGTGACCGACGGCTTCCAGGGGCACCCGACGCCGTATGCGGAGCCCGGCCAGCCGCTCTACGACGACCGCTCCTACGGTGGTGAGGCGTTCGCCGCCCCGAACCCGATGGAGACCACCGGCCAGTACCCCTACGCCCCGCAGGACGCGGGTCACGTGGACGGCTGGGCCCCGCGGGAGAGCGGCCGGGTTGACGGCTGGGCCCCGCAGGAAACCGGCCAGGTGAACGAGTGGGCCGAACCCGCCGCGCACCAGGGGTACTTCGGATCGGAAGCGGAATCTGACCGGAATCCAACTGCCGCTCCCGCGGATGCCTCCGAGCGCGTAACATTCGAGCGTCCCGGCCCCTCCGCGAGCACGGTCCAGTCGCTGACCGACGCCGGTCTTCCGTTCCGCGGAGCCGACTCGCCGCAGGATCAGCAGCAGACGGCACCGGAGAGCGGCCAGGACGACGGCTCCGCCTGGCGCAGCGAGAACGACGAGCGCTGGCAGCGGGCGGAGCGACTGCGCCAGCCGTCGGCGGGCGGGGTCACCGCTTCGGGCCTTCCCCGGCGGGTGCCCAAGGCCAATTTGGTCGAGGGCACCGCGGAGCAGACCACGCAGGGCGGCCCCCAGGTCTCCCGCGCTCCGGAGGACGTCCGCGGCAGGCTGAGCAATCTGCGCCGCGGTGTCCAGCAGGGGCGCAGCGCCGGCACCGGCACGGACCCCTCCCCGGGGGTCCCCCAGAATGACCAACAGGGCTTCGGCCCCGGCAGCACCTACGATCAGGAGCGTTAG
- a CDS encoding roadblock/LC7 domain-containing protein, giving the protein MSQAAQNLNWLITNFVENTPGVSHTVVVSADGLLLAMSEGFPRDRADQLAAVASGLTSLTSGASRIFEGGSVNQTVVEMERGFLFIMSVSDGSSLAVLAHPECDIGLVGYEMALLVDRAGTVLTPDLRAELQGSLLN; this is encoded by the coding sequence ATGAGCCAGGCGGCGCAGAATCTGAACTGGTTGATCACCAACTTCGTGGAGAACACCCCCGGGGTGTCCCACACGGTCGTGGTCTCCGCGGACGGTCTCCTCCTCGCGATGTCCGAGGGCTTCCCCCGCGACCGCGCCGATCAACTAGCGGCGGTGGCCTCCGGGTTGACCTCGCTCACCTCCGGCGCGTCCCGCATCTTCGAGGGCGGGAGCGTCAACCAGACCGTGGTGGAGATGGAGCGTGGTTTCCTCTTCATCATGTCCGTCTCCGACGGATCGTCGCTGGCCGTCCTGGCGCACCCCGAGTGCGACATCGGCCTCGTCGGTTACGAGATGGCCCTGTTGGTCGACCGCGCGGGCACCGTCCTGACGCCCGACCTCCGCGCAGAACTGCAGGGCAGCCTTCTCAACTAG
- a CDS encoding DUF742 domain-containing protein, whose amino-acid sequence MATPPSGYPYGSGQQSGSQGETHHNRFNFPSAPSRRPQHPAQQQGPYRPQPYGPPPTEPSPYDQPQPPRIQPVQPPRPAPEPAPTGGPSNPLVRPYAMTGGRTRPRYQLAIEALVSTTADPAKLQGQLPEHQRICHLCREIKSVAEISALLSIPLGVARILVADLAEAGLVAIHQPGGDETAGGQPDVTLLERVLSGLRKL is encoded by the coding sequence GTGGCAACGCCCCCTAGCGGCTACCCGTATGGATCCGGACAGCAGTCCGGCTCCCAGGGCGAGACCCATCACAACCGCTTCAACTTCCCGTCCGCGCCCAGCCGCAGGCCGCAGCACCCCGCTCAGCAGCAGGGCCCGTACCGTCCCCAGCCTTACGGGCCCCCGCCGACCGAGCCCTCGCCGTACGACCAGCCGCAGCCGCCGCGCATCCAGCCGGTGCAGCCGCCGCGGCCGGCGCCCGAGCCCGCCCCCACGGGCGGACCGAGCAATCCGCTCGTGCGTCCGTACGCGATGACCGGGGGCCGGACCCGGCCGCGCTACCAGCTCGCGATCGAGGCGCTGGTCAGCACGACCGCGGATCCCGCGAAGCTGCAGGGCCAGTTGCCGGAGCACCAGCGCATCTGCCACCTCTGCCGCGAAATCAAATCGGTTGCCGAGATCTCGGCCCTCCTCTCCATCCCCCTCGGCGTCGCCCGGATCCTCGTCGCCGACCTGGCGGAGGCCGGACTCGTCGCCATCCATCAGCCCGGCGGGGACGAGACCGCCGGCGGACAGCCAGATGTGACACTGCTCGAAAGGGTGCTCAGTGGACTTCGCAAGCTCTAG
- a CDS encoding GTP-binding protein has translation MDFASSSGAARSTTSAKIVVAGGFGVGKTTFVGAVSEINPLRTEAVMTSASAGIDDLTHAPDKTTTTVAMDFGRITLDQDLILYLFGTPGQDRFWFMWDDLVRGAIGAVVLVDTRRLADCFPAVDYFENSGLPFVIALNGFDGHQPYTPDEVREALQIGPDAPIITTDARHRSEAKSALITLVEHALMARLR, from the coding sequence GTGGACTTCGCAAGCTCTAGCGGTGCAGCCCGCTCCACCACCTCGGCGAAGATCGTGGTGGCGGGCGGCTTCGGCGTGGGCAAGACCACGTTCGTCGGGGCCGTCTCAGAGATCAACCCGCTGCGCACCGAAGCCGTGATGACCTCCGCTTCGGCGGGCATCGACGACCTCACGCACGCACCGGACAAGACGACCACGACCGTGGCGATGGACTTCGGCCGGATCACCCTGGACCAGGACCTGATCCTGTACCTCTTCGGCACACCGGGTCAGGACCGCTTCTGGTTCATGTGGGACGACCTGGTCCGCGGTGCCATCGGCGCGGTCGTCCTGGTCGACACCCGGCGGCTCGCCGACTGCTTCCCGGCCGTCGACTACTTCGAGAACAGCGGCCTGCCCTTCGTCATCGCCCTCAACGGCTTCGACGGGCACCAGCCCTACACGCCCGACGAGGTCCGTGAGGCGCTGCAGATCGGCCCGGACGCGCCGATCATCACCACCGACGCGCGGCACCGCAGCGAGGCCAAGAGCGCGCTGATCACGCTCGTGGAGCACGCGCTGATGGCCCGGCTGCGCTGA
- a CDS encoding dihydroxyacetone kinase family protein, whose protein sequence is MTTEPAGLGHHLETFREDWLEGLADAYARTVRRVPGAYGIVGRHAPRPGKVAVVIGGGSGHYPAFAGLVGPGLADAAAVGDVFASPSAEQIYRTVRAADGGAGVLLTYGNYAGDVMHFGLAARRLTAEGVATRTVLVTDDVASGPPPVEGQPIDPSRDRRGVAGDLFVFKVAGAAAERGDDLDSVARLAARANDHTRTFAAAFAGCTLPGAAEPLFTVNGGTTELGMGIHGEPGLRTTRQLTAAELADELVGNLLPELPVGDGRVAVLLNGLGRTKCEEMFVVYRQVNRRLRAAGLRPFRPEVGEFVTSFDMAGVSLSLMALDDELAALYDAPCDTPAFRSLPGAYGPGDDQRADGAGESEEPTEAGASMVAAVGGPVGGGGAAPLGDGTSPGGGLPVAAALHAALELVAANEEELGRLDAVAGDGDHGIGIVRGLRAAVAAAATAEPGPADDPRSAGTALLAAGLALADASGGASGALYGALLAEAGAVLLRAPEDARGAALFADAVDAAQRAVGELGGATVGEKTMLDALDPFRRELRARAAQGLSKAWQAAAEAATRAAADTARLTPARGRAARMGALGYGHPDAGAVSLALLLTAVGSTLR, encoded by the coding sequence ATGACGACCGAACCCGCCGGCCTCGGACACCACCTGGAGACCTTCCGCGAGGACTGGTTGGAAGGGTTGGCCGACGCCTATGCGCGCACGGTCCGCCGGGTCCCGGGCGCCTACGGCATCGTCGGCCGCCACGCGCCCCGCCCCGGCAAGGTCGCGGTCGTCATCGGCGGCGGCTCCGGCCACTACCCGGCCTTCGCGGGGCTGGTGGGGCCCGGGCTCGCGGACGCCGCCGCGGTCGGCGACGTCTTCGCCAGCCCCAGCGCCGAGCAGATCTACCGCACCGTCCGGGCCGCGGACGGCGGCGCCGGCGTGCTGCTCACCTACGGCAACTACGCGGGCGACGTGATGCACTTCGGGCTGGCCGCGCGGCGGCTCACGGCCGAGGGCGTGGCGACCCGGACGGTGCTGGTCACCGACGACGTGGCCAGCGGGCCGCCGCCGGTGGAGGGCCAGCCGATCGACCCGTCCCGGGACCGGCGCGGGGTGGCCGGCGACCTCTTCGTCTTCAAGGTCGCCGGCGCGGCCGCCGAGCGCGGCGACGACCTGGACTCCGTCGCCCGCCTCGCGGCCCGCGCCAACGACCACACCCGCACCTTCGCCGCCGCGTTCGCCGGCTGCACCCTCCCGGGCGCGGCCGAGCCGCTGTTCACCGTCAACGGCGGCACCACCGAGCTGGGCATGGGCATCCACGGCGAACCGGGGCTGCGCACCACCCGCCAACTGACCGCCGCCGAGCTGGCCGACGAGCTGGTCGGCAATCTGCTGCCGGAGCTGCCCGTCGGGGACGGTCGGGTCGCGGTGCTCCTCAACGGGCTGGGGCGCACCAAGTGCGAGGAGATGTTCGTGGTGTACCGGCAGGTCAACCGGCGGCTGCGGGCGGCGGGTCTGCGCCCGTTCCGGCCGGAGGTCGGGGAGTTCGTGACCTCCTTCGACATGGCCGGGGTCTCGCTGTCGCTGATGGCCCTCGACGACGAACTGGCCGCCCTCTACGACGCGCCCTGCGACACCCCGGCGTTCCGCAGCCTGCCCGGGGCGTACGGGCCCGGGGACGACCAACGGGCCGACGGGGCGGGCGAGTCGGAGGAGCCGACGGAGGCGGGCGCGAGCATGGTCGCGGCGGTGGGCGGGCCCGTAGGGGGCGGTGGCGCGGCGCCCCTAGGGGACGGCACATCCCCCGGTGGGGGTCTGCCCGTGGCGGCGGCGTTGCATGCCGCGCTGGAGCTCGTCGCGGCCAACGAGGAGGAGTTGGGGCGGCTGGACGCGGTGGCCGGCGACGGGGACCACGGGATCGGCATCGTCCGCGGGTTGCGCGCCGCCGTGGCGGCCGCCGCCACGGCCGAGCCGGGGCCGGCCGACGACCCGCGGTCGGCCGGGACCGCGCTGCTCGCCGCCGGGCTGGCGCTGGCCGACGCCTCCGGGGGCGCCTCCGGGGCGCTGTACGGCGCCCTGTTGGCCGAGGCCGGCGCCGTCCTGCTCCGGGCCCCCGAGGACGCCCGCGGCGCCGCGCTGTTCGCGGACGCGGTGGACGCCGCCCAGCGGGCCGTCGGCGAACTCGGCGGCGCCACCGTGGGGGAGAAGACCATGCTGGACGCCCTGGACCCGTTCCGGCGCGAGCTCCGGGCCCGCGCCGCACAGGGCCTGTCCAAGGCGTGGCAGGCCGCCGCGGAGGCCGCCACCCGGGCCGCCGCGGACACCGCCCGCCTCACCCCGGCCCGCGGCCGCGCGGCCCGCATGGGGGCGCTCGGCTACGGCCACCCCGACGCCGGCGCGGTCTCGCTCGCGCTCCTGCTCACCGCCGTCGGCAGCACCCTGCGCTGA
- a CDS encoding MFS transporter, translated as MAASPLLDRIGIPKALVFGYLGVLLFMVGDGVESGFIAPFMADHGAGTEVRASYVITAYGITVMLASWLSGALSDLWGPRRVMQLGLAVWIVFDVLYLTLALGPHNYPLMLVFYGLRGFGYPLFAFGFLVWITATAPKARMGTAVGWFYVAFTGGLPTLGSLVAGATNPWFGPFGTLWIALGIIVLGGACCLLGVRERTGFARLAPPEVKPVQSLVSSLSIAWTHPKVAVGCIVRIINTAPEFGFLVFLPTFFGKELGFGEGRWLTLLAVIYGTNVFCNLLFGVIGDRIGWRRTIATFGGLGCAVTTLTLYFVPQAVGPHYWVAVLVGMLYGVTLAGFVSISALVPALAPDNKGGAMALLNLGAGGAAFVGPALVSLFLDPLGPAGVVIIFAALYVVAALLTLYLKLPEGHATPTPHAETPTAATHV; from the coding sequence ATGGCAGCATCCCCTCTCCTCGACCGGATCGGCATCCCCAAAGCCCTGGTCTTCGGCTATCTCGGCGTGTTGCTGTTCATGGTCGGCGACGGGGTCGAGTCCGGCTTCATCGCGCCGTTCATGGCCGACCACGGCGCCGGCACCGAGGTCCGCGCCTCCTACGTCATCACCGCCTACGGCATCACCGTGATGCTCGCCTCCTGGCTCTCCGGCGCCCTCTCCGACCTGTGGGGCCCGCGCCGGGTGATGCAACTGGGCCTGGCCGTCTGGATCGTCTTCGACGTCCTCTACCTCACCCTCGCCCTCGGCCCGCACAACTACCCGCTGATGCTGGTCTTCTACGGCCTCCGCGGCTTCGGCTACCCGCTCTTCGCCTTCGGCTTCCTGGTCTGGATCACCGCCACCGCCCCCAAGGCCCGCATGGGCACCGCGGTCGGCTGGTTCTACGTCGCCTTCACCGGCGGCCTGCCCACCCTCGGCTCGCTCGTCGCCGGCGCCACCAACCCCTGGTTCGGCCCCTTCGGCACCCTCTGGATCGCCCTCGGCATCATCGTCCTCGGCGGCGCCTGCTGCCTCCTCGGCGTCCGCGAACGCACCGGCTTCGCCCGCCTCGCCCCACCCGAGGTCAAACCCGTCCAGTCCCTGGTCTCCAGCCTCTCCATCGCCTGGACCCACCCCAAGGTCGCCGTCGGCTGCATCGTCCGCATCATCAACACCGCCCCGGAATTCGGCTTCCTGGTCTTCCTCCCGACCTTCTTCGGCAAGGAGTTGGGCTTCGGCGAGGGCCGCTGGCTGACCCTGCTCGCCGTCATCTACGGCACCAACGTCTTCTGCAACCTGCTCTTCGGCGTCATCGGCGACAGGATCGGCTGGCGCCGCACCATCGCCACCTTCGGCGGCCTGGGCTGCGCGGTGACCACCCTCACCCTGTACTTCGTCCCCCAGGCCGTCGGCCCCCACTACTGGGTCGCCGTCCTCGTCGGCATGCTCTACGGCGTCACCCTCGCCGGCTTCGTCTCCATCTCCGCCCTCGTCCCGGCCCTCGCCCCCGACAACAAGGGCGGCGCCATGGCCCTCCTCAACCTCGGCGCCGGCGGCGCCGCCTTCGTCGGCCCCGCCCTCGTCAGCCTCTTCCTCGACCCCCTGGGCCCCGCCGGCGTGGTCATCATCTTCGCCGCCCTCTACGTCGTGGCCGCCCTCCTCACCCTCTACCTCAAACTCCCGGAGGGCCACGCCACCCCCACGCCCCACGCCGAGACCCCCACCGCGGCCACCCACGTCTGA
- a CDS encoding acyl-CoA carboxylase epsilon subunit, with protein MNPAESSVVAAAPIRVEKGQASEEELAALTAVLLARAAHQPAAPVRPRTTAARWRRLERQMGFHGATSWQR; from the coding sequence GTGAATCCTGCCGAGAGCAGTGTTGTTGCCGCTGCGCCCATCCGCGTCGAGAAGGGTCAGGCCAGCGAGGAAGAGCTCGCTGCGCTGACCGCCGTCCTGTTGGCCCGTGCCGCGCATCAGCCGGCGGCGCCGGTTCGGCCGCGTACGACGGCCGCTCGGTGGCGGCGGCTGGAGCGGCAGATGGGGTTCCACGGGGCGACCAGTTGGCAGCGGTGA
- a CDS encoding acyl-CoA carboxylase subunit beta codes for MTTVEDVPAGANDARGRVAELRAIREQVRRGPSERATEAQRAKGKLTARERIDLLLDEGSFNEVEPLRRHRATGFGLEAKKPYTDGVITGWGTVHGRTVFVYAHDFRIFGGALGEAHATKIHKIMDMAIQAGAPLVSLNDGAGARIQEGVSALAGYGGIFQRNTKASGVIPQISVMLGPCAGGAAYSPALTDFVFMVRETSQMFITGPDVVRAVTGEEITQNGLGGADVHAETSGVAHFAYDDEVTCLEEVRYLLSLLPANNRENPPVVACEDPVDRSCETLLDLVPADGNRPYDMRKVIEEIVDDGEYLEVHERWATNIICALSRFDGRVVGIIANQPQSLAGVLDIEASEKAARFVQMCDAFNIPIVTLLDVPGFLPGVDQEHGGIIRHGAKLLYAYCNATVPRISIVLRKAYGGAYIVMDSQSIGADLTYAWPTNEIAVMGAEGAANVIFRKQIAEADDSEAMRSRMVKEYKSELMHPYYAAERGLVDDVIDPAETRHTLVRALEMLRTKHADLPARKHGNPPQ; via the coding sequence ATGACCACTGTCGAAGATGTGCCCGCCGGTGCCAACGACGCCCGCGGGCGCGTCGCCGAACTGCGCGCGATCCGTGAGCAGGTCCGGCGAGGCCCCAGCGAGCGAGCCACCGAAGCGCAGCGTGCCAAGGGCAAGCTGACGGCCCGCGAGCGGATCGACCTGCTGCTGGACGAGGGTTCCTTCAACGAGGTCGAGCCGCTCCGCCGGCACCGCGCCACCGGCTTCGGCCTGGAGGCCAAGAAGCCGTACACGGACGGTGTGATCACCGGTTGGGGCACGGTCCACGGCCGGACCGTCTTCGTCTACGCGCACGACTTCCGGATCTTCGGCGGCGCCCTGGGCGAGGCCCACGCCACCAAGATCCACAAGATCATGGACATGGCCATCCAAGCCGGTGCGCCCCTGGTGTCGCTCAACGACGGCGCCGGCGCCCGCATCCAGGAGGGCGTCTCCGCGCTCGCCGGCTACGGCGGCATCTTCCAGCGCAACACCAAGGCGTCCGGCGTCATCCCGCAGATAAGCGTCATGCTCGGCCCGTGCGCCGGCGGTGCCGCCTACTCGCCGGCCCTCACCGACTTCGTCTTCATGGTCCGTGAGACCTCGCAGATGTTCATCACCGGTCCGGACGTGGTGCGGGCCGTCACGGGCGAGGAGATCACCCAGAACGGCCTGGGCGGCGCCGATGTGCACGCCGAGACCTCCGGCGTGGCGCACTTCGCCTACGACGACGAGGTCACCTGCCTCGAAGAGGTCCGCTACCTGCTGTCGCTGCTGCCGGCCAACAACCGGGAGAACCCGCCGGTGGTGGCCTGCGAGGACCCCGTCGACCGGAGCTGCGAGACGCTGCTGGACCTGGTCCCGGCGGACGGCAACCGGCCGTACGACATGCGCAAGGTCATCGAGGAGATCGTCGACGACGGCGAGTACCTGGAGGTCCACGAGCGCTGGGCCACCAACATCATCTGCGCGCTGTCCCGCTTCGACGGCCGGGTGGTCGGCATCATCGCCAACCAGCCGCAGTCGCTGGCCGGCGTCCTGGACATCGAGGCGTCCGAGAAGGCCGCCCGCTTCGTCCAGATGTGCGACGCGTTCAACATCCCGATCGTCACGCTGCTGGACGTCCCCGGCTTCCTGCCCGGCGTCGACCAGGAGCACGGCGGCATCATCCGCCACGGCGCCAAGCTGCTCTACGCGTACTGCAACGCGACCGTGCCGCGGATCTCCATCGTGCTGCGCAAGGCGTACGGCGGTGCCTACATCGTGATGGACTCGCAGTCCATCGGGGCCGACCTGACGTATGCGTGGCCGACCAACGAGATCGCGGTGATGGGCGCGGAGGGCGCGGCCAACGTGATCTTCCGCAAGCAGATCGCCGAGGCGGACGACTCCGAGGCGATGCGCAGCCGCATGGTCAAGGAGTACAAGTCCGAGCTGATGCACCCGTACTACGCGGCCGAGCGCGGTCTGGTCGATGACGTCATCGACCCGGCGGAGACCCGGCACACGCTGGTGCGGGCGTTGGAGATGCTGCGGACGAAGCATGCGGATCTGCCGGCGCGCAAGCACGGTAATCCGCCGCAGTAG